The following are encoded in a window of Actinomyces oris genomic DNA:
- a CDS encoding sodium:solute symporter family protein — MSSTLNALSTSSAASSTLIAARWYDYIPIAIYFAFVIGVGLIARAKAATADGFLTSGRSLPAWVTGIAFVSANLGAVEIMGMSANGAEYGMPTFHYFWIGAVPAMIFLGLVMMPFYYGSKVRSVPEFMLKRYGTAAHLVNALSFALAQLLIAGINLYLLGKIMNWLLGWPLWVGLIVAAVIVFSYITMGGLSAAIYNEVLQFFVIVAALLPLTLIGLHRVGGWHGLTSKITAAATAAHPDDAGEAAKVAAQQLHSWPGNSISGFDSNLLSVVGLVFGLGFVLSFGYWTTNFVEVQRAMASDSISSAQSTPIIGTFVKMFVPFLVIVPGMVAGVMVSEIQQLKADSGAGYQFNDAVLYLMRDLLPNGLLGLAITGLLASFMAGMAANISAFNTVWGVDIYQHYIKKNADDAHYLMVGKLSTLTASVVAILTAIIASSYSNLMDYLQTLFSMFNAPLFATFIIGMFWKRATPHAGWIGLISGTLGALGVNILIWTKHLVMPGQGGAFLAAGVAFTVDVVITVLVSMATKPKPDSELKGFVYALTPKSERTDPHLHELPWYRRPIPLGIIAGVLVIALNSIFH, encoded by the coding sequence ATGTCCTCCACGCTGAACGCTTTATCAACCTCGTCAGCGGCATCCAGCACGCTCATCGCCGCACGCTGGTACGACTACATCCCCATCGCGATCTACTTCGCCTTCGTCATCGGTGTCGGACTCATCGCCCGCGCTAAGGCGGCCACAGCCGATGGCTTCCTCACCTCGGGCCGCTCCCTGCCGGCCTGGGTGACGGGTATCGCCTTCGTCTCGGCAAACCTCGGCGCCGTCGAGATCATGGGAATGTCGGCCAACGGCGCCGAGTACGGCATGCCGACCTTCCACTACTTCTGGATCGGCGCGGTCCCGGCCATGATCTTCCTGGGTCTGGTCATGATGCCCTTCTACTACGGCTCCAAGGTGCGCTCGGTGCCCGAGTTCATGCTCAAGCGCTACGGCACCGCCGCGCACCTGGTCAACGCGCTCAGCTTCGCCCTGGCCCAGCTGCTCATCGCCGGCATCAACCTGTACCTGCTGGGCAAGATCATGAACTGGCTGCTGGGCTGGCCCCTGTGGGTGGGGCTCATCGTGGCAGCCGTCATCGTCTTCTCCTACATCACCATGGGTGGGCTCTCCGCGGCGATCTACAACGAGGTCCTCCAGTTCTTCGTCATCGTGGCGGCCCTGCTGCCCCTGACCCTCATCGGCCTGCACCGTGTGGGCGGCTGGCACGGCCTGACCAGCAAGATCACTGCCGCTGCCACGGCCGCCCACCCCGACGACGCCGGCGAGGCAGCCAAGGTCGCGGCTCAGCAGCTGCACTCCTGGCCCGGCAACTCGATCTCCGGCTTCGACTCCAACCTGCTGTCCGTCGTCGGCCTGGTCTTCGGCCTGGGCTTCGTGCTGTCCTTCGGATACTGGACGACGAACTTCGTCGAGGTGCAGCGGGCCATGGCCTCGGACTCGATCTCCTCGGCCCAGTCGACCCCGATCATCGGCACCTTCGTCAAGATGTTCGTGCCCTTCCTCGTCATCGTCCCGGGCATGGTCGCCGGCGTCATGGTCTCGGAGATCCAACAGCTCAAGGCAGATTCCGGGGCTGGATACCAGTTCAACGACGCGGTCCTCTACCTCATGCGCGACCTGCTGCCCAACGGTCTGCTGGGTCTGGCGATCACGGGTCTACTGGCCTCCTTCATGGCGGGCATGGCGGCGAACATCTCCGCCTTCAACACCGTGTGGGGCGTGGACATCTACCAGCACTACATCAAGAAGAACGCCGACGACGCCCACTACCTCATGGTCGGCAAGCTCTCGACCCTGACGGCCTCCGTGGTCGCGATCCTCACCGCGATCATCGCGTCGAGCTACTCCAACCTCATGGACTACCTCCAGACGCTGTTCTCGATGTTCAACGCGCCGCTGTTCGCGACCTTCATCATCGGGATGTTCTGGAAGCGGGCCACCCCGCACGCCGGTTGGATCGGCCTCATCAGCGGAACCCTGGGCGCCCTGGGGGTCAACATCCTCATCTGGACCAAGCACCTGGTCATGCCGGGACAGGGCGGCGCCTTCCTGGCGGCGGGAGTGGCCTTCACGGTCGACGTCGTCATCACGGTGCTGGTCTCCATGGCCACGAAGCCGAAGCCCGACTCCGAGCTCAAGGGCTTCGTCTACGCCCTGACCCCCAAGAGCGAGCGCACCGACCCGCACCTGCACGAGCTGCCCTGGTACCGCCGTCCGATCCCGCTGGGGATCATCGCCGGGGTCCTGGTCATCGCCCTCAACAGCATCTTCCACTAG
- a CDS encoding low temperature requirement protein A: protein MTDTSATDAPRSATAVPPSATAGRFLHSLTPMRSRDPHEEHRVATTLELLYDLTLVIAFGVNGVQMAHALASGHVAAGLAAFGFVQFCTIWAWMSYSSFASSYDTDDWGVRSGVAVQMVGIIMMTTGIPALYEGFEHGWQLHSGNIVAGYVVMRVSLVALWLRAARANPDQARACRIHALWIALAQVLWVGTLFVHLNALSLFIVSVLLFTMELAVPMHLVRRYDHMGWHPHHLAERFGLLTIITLGEVLVGTAQSVTALYTEHGWSASTVVVLASGVSIALGLWWVYFEVPFGQILHEHPARTVTVAYVHFILFASLAAIGTGLHVAALREEGHAVISSTGAVLSVAVPMAVFVIILYALVVAVNLRALGRIYQLMLGLTIAALAGSVLLSLAGVPFAACLAVIVLAPWINVAGVETVGHHDMKERLSA, encoded by the coding sequence ATGACCGATACCAGCGCAACCGACGCACCCCGTTCAGCTACTGCAGTACCCCCTTCTGCGACCGCGGGCCGCTTCCTGCACTCCCTGACGCCCATGCGCTCACGCGACCCGCACGAGGAGCACCGGGTGGCCACCACCCTGGAGCTCCTCTACGACCTGACCCTGGTGATCGCCTTCGGCGTCAACGGCGTCCAGATGGCGCATGCCCTGGCCTCCGGGCATGTGGCGGCGGGGCTGGCTGCCTTCGGCTTCGTCCAGTTCTGCACGATCTGGGCCTGGATGAGCTACTCCAGCTTCGCCTCCTCCTACGACACCGACGACTGGGGCGTGCGGTCGGGAGTCGCGGTCCAGATGGTGGGCATCATCATGATGACCACGGGCATCCCCGCGCTCTACGAGGGCTTCGAGCACGGATGGCAGCTGCACTCCGGCAACATAGTGGCCGGGTACGTGGTCATGAGGGTCTCACTGGTCGCGCTGTGGCTGCGGGCCGCGCGGGCCAACCCGGACCAGGCCCGCGCCTGCCGGATCCACGCCCTGTGGATCGCACTGGCCCAGGTGCTGTGGGTCGGCACGCTCTTCGTCCACCTCAACGCCCTGTCGCTCTTCATCGTCTCGGTCCTGCTGTTCACCATGGAGTTGGCGGTGCCGATGCACCTCGTGCGCCGCTACGACCACATGGGCTGGCACCCTCATCACCTGGCCGAGCGCTTCGGCCTGTTGACGATCATCACCCTGGGCGAGGTGCTGGTGGGAACCGCGCAGTCCGTAACCGCTCTGTACACCGAGCACGGCTGGTCTGCCTCCACGGTCGTGGTCCTAGCCTCAGGAGTCTCGATCGCGCTAGGACTGTGGTGGGTCTACTTCGAGGTGCCCTTCGGCCAGATCCTCCATGAGCACCCGGCCAGGACCGTGACTGTGGCCTACGTCCACTTCATCCTCTTCGCCTCCCTGGCAGCGATCGGGACGGGCCTGCACGTCGCCGCCCTGCGCGAGGAAGGACACGCAGTGATCTCGTCCACCGGCGCCGTCCTGAGCGTCGCAGTACCCATGGCCGTGTTCGTCATCATCCTGTACGCACTCGTGGTCGCGGTGAACCTGCGCGCCCTGGGGCGCATCTACCAACTCATGCTGGGCCTGACCATCGCGGCCCTGGCCGGGTCGGTGCTCCTGTCCCTGGCCGGCGTCCCCTTCGCAGCCTGCCTGGCAGTCATCGTCCTGGCCCCGTGGATCAATGTGGCGGGCGTGGAGACCGTGGGGCATCACGACATGAAGGAGCGCCTGTCGGCATGA
- a CDS encoding GRP family sugar transporter, which translates to MSIAIALMPSLLFGALSLLLGAFPTDIRRQNTAVMVGAGAVSLGCAAMLGSPWSLSATVWGVACGLMWTGGQVFVLWAFRAWGVSRTMPLTTALQLLLNATLGVSLFGEWRAPGALILGVVALALIMLGAAACSWQERTGPGPTAAQRRDGLLATAASAVLYGSYPSLLRAVEVPPAHAVGPMGLGLLAGAGLCALIQPRRAPLRGPRIVPAALAGGLWAVGNALMLRSTAAVGVASGFTLSQLGFVLATLGGLTILGEERTGRERTAVAAGVAAAVVGLVLMGLATSMDTGASPSQ; encoded by the coding sequence ATGAGCATTGCCATCGCCCTCATGCCCTCCCTGCTGTTCGGGGCACTGTCCCTTCTTCTCGGAGCCTTCCCCACCGACATCCGCCGCCAGAACACCGCGGTCATGGTGGGAGCGGGAGCCGTCTCGCTCGGATGCGCCGCCATGCTCGGCTCGCCCTGGTCCCTGAGCGCCACCGTGTGGGGCGTGGCCTGCGGACTCATGTGGACCGGTGGGCAGGTCTTCGTCCTGTGGGCCTTCCGCGCCTGGGGCGTCAGTCGCACCATGCCTCTGACCACCGCCCTCCAGCTCCTGCTCAACGCCACCCTGGGCGTGAGCCTCTTCGGTGAGTGGCGCGCTCCCGGGGCCCTGATCCTGGGGGTGGTGGCGCTCGCGCTCATCATGCTCGGCGCCGCCGCTTGCTCCTGGCAGGAGCGCACCGGCCCCGGTCCCACGGCTGCACAGCGACGTGACGGTCTGCTGGCCACCGCCGCCTCAGCCGTCCTCTACGGCTCCTACCCCTCGCTGCTGCGCGCCGTCGAGGTGCCCCCGGCCCACGCCGTCGGACCCATGGGGCTGGGACTGCTGGCCGGTGCCGGACTGTGCGCCCTTATCCAGCCGCGGCGCGCGCCCCTACGAGGCCCGAGGATCGTTCCGGCCGCGCTCGCCGGGGGCCTGTGGGCGGTTGGTAACGCCCTCATGCTGCGCTCGACGGCGGCCGTGGGTGTCGCCTCCGGCTTCACCCTCTCCCAGCTCGGCTTCGTCCTGGCCACCCTCGGTGGACTGACCATCCTGGGGGAGGAGCGCACCGGGCGGGAACGCACGGCGGTGGCCGCCGGCGTCGCGGCAGCCGTCGTCGGTCTGGTCCTCATGGGCCTGGCGACCAGCATGGACACCGGCGCGTCCCCCTCACAGTAG
- a CDS encoding HPr family phosphocarrier protein, with translation MAQVTATIASKVGLHARPAATFVKAVAEKGVPVTIAKEGGAAVDASSILGVMTLGAGFGDVVTLASDADGAEAALEDLKALLETDLDA, from the coding sequence ATGGCCCAGGTCACCGCCACCATCGCTTCCAAGGTCGGTCTGCACGCCCGTCCCGCTGCCACCTTCGTCAAGGCCGTCGCCGAGAAGGGCGTCCCGGTCACCATTGCCAAGGAGGGCGGCGCTGCGGTTGACGCCTCCTCCATCCTCGGTGTGATGACCCTGGGCGCCGGCTTCGGCGACGTCGTCACCCTGGCCTCCGACGCCGACGGCGCCGAGGCGGCCCTCGAGGACCTCAAGGCCCTCCTGGAGACCGACCTGGACGCCTGA
- a CDS encoding GuaB3 family IMP dehydrogenase-related protein yields MSTEVEIGRSKRALRAYSFDDIALVPARRTRDTSEVRVGWQIDAYHVDLPVMASPMDSVMSPETAILVGRLGGIGVLDLEGLWTRYEDPTEALERIRRADPSRATSVLQEVYRAPVRPELITERLTQIRASGVVVAGRLSPAQTQRHWRTVVEAGVDLMVIRGSFVSAEHVSGSVEPLNLKRFIYELDVPVVVGGVTTYTAALHLMRTGAAGVLVGQGGGASSSVRQVLGLHMPMATAVADVAGARRDYLDESGGRYVHVIADGSVGNSGDVVKAIACGADAVMLGAALARAEEAPGGGYHWGAEARHERLPRGFRSHVGTVGTMAEILNGPSDRADGTLNLMGALRRTLATTGYADVKELQRVEVVLAPYTGS; encoded by the coding sequence ATGAGCACAGAGGTCGAGATCGGACGCTCCAAGCGTGCCCTGCGCGCCTACTCCTTCGACGACATCGCCCTGGTGCCGGCGCGTCGCACCCGGGACACCTCCGAGGTGCGCGTGGGCTGGCAGATCGACGCCTACCACGTGGACCTGCCGGTCATGGCCTCCCCCATGGACTCGGTGATGAGCCCCGAGACCGCCATCCTGGTGGGACGTCTGGGCGGGATCGGCGTGCTGGACCTGGAGGGGTTGTGGACCCGCTACGAGGACCCCACCGAGGCGCTCGAGCGCATCCGCCGGGCGGATCCGTCCCGGGCCACCAGCGTCCTGCAGGAGGTCTACCGCGCCCCGGTCAGGCCCGAGCTCATCACTGAGCGGCTCACCCAGATCCGTGCCTCCGGCGTCGTCGTCGCCGGGCGACTCAGCCCCGCCCAGACGCAGCGTCACTGGCGCACCGTGGTCGAGGCGGGCGTGGACCTCATGGTCATCCGCGGCTCCTTCGTATCGGCCGAGCACGTCTCCGGATCCGTTGAGCCCCTCAACCTCAAGCGCTTCATCTACGAGCTCGACGTGCCCGTGGTGGTCGGCGGGGTGACCACCTACACCGCCGCCCTCCACCTCATGCGCACCGGCGCGGCCGGGGTCCTCGTCGGGCAGGGCGGCGGTGCCTCCTCCTCCGTGCGCCAGGTCCTGGGGCTGCACATGCCCATGGCCACCGCCGTGGCCGACGTCGCCGGGGCCCGGCGCGACTACCTCGACGAGTCCGGGGGCCGCTACGTCCACGTCATCGCCGACGGCTCAGTGGGCAACTCCGGCGACGTCGTCAAGGCCATCGCCTGCGGCGCGGACGCCGTCATGCTCGGGGCCGCCCTGGCCCGGGCCGAGGAGGCTCCCGGCGGCGGTTACCACTGGGGCGCCGAGGCCCGCCATGAGCGCCTGCCGCGGGGCTTCCGCAGCCACGTGGGCACGGTCGGCACCATGGCCGAGATCCTCAACGGCCCCTCCGACCGCGCTGACGGCACACTCAACCTCATGGGAGCGCTGCGCCGCACCCTGGCCACCACCGGCTACGCGGACGTCAAGGAGCTCCAGCGGGTCGAGGTCGTCCTGGCTCCCTACACCGGTTCTTGA
- a CDS encoding exonuclease domain-containing protein: MSTPHSFSMSDAATPVPSAWPFGPLLGFDTETTGVDPSGDRLVTAALVWRAAPRADGVRPQSVTTWLADPGVEIPEAAAAVHGVTTERARAEGRPVTEVLAEVSEHLVEAMAAGTPVVAFNASYDLTLMEAELARHGLPTMRSRLGRELGPIADPLVLDRAVDRYRRGKRRLGDLCEVYGVHVDEALHTAEVDVAATLDVLEALAAAHPQLSELSPDELVAYQARAHRTWAESFNEWLARKNPSRTPAQTAWPLPDSPTH; this comes from the coding sequence ATGAGCACCCCGCACTCCTTCTCCATGTCCGACGCCGCCACCCCCGTTCCCTCCGCCTGGCCCTTCGGCCCCCTGCTCGGCTTCGACACTGAGACCACCGGAGTGGACCCTTCCGGCGACCGTCTGGTCACGGCGGCGCTCGTCTGGCGGGCGGCTCCTCGGGCCGACGGCGTCCGGCCGCAGTCGGTGACCACGTGGCTCGCAGACCCCGGCGTGGAGATCCCCGAGGCCGCCGCCGCGGTCCACGGCGTGACCACCGAGCGGGCCCGCGCCGAGGGGCGGCCGGTGACCGAGGTGCTGGCAGAGGTCAGTGAGCACCTGGTGGAGGCGATGGCGGCCGGCACCCCGGTCGTCGCCTTCAACGCCTCCTACGACCTCACACTCATGGAGGCCGAGCTCGCTCGCCACGGGCTGCCCACGATGCGCTCTCGCCTTGGCCGAGAGCTGGGGCCCATCGCCGACCCGCTGGTCCTGGACCGGGCCGTGGACCGCTACCGCCGCGGCAAACGCCGCCTGGGCGACCTCTGCGAGGTCTACGGCGTGCACGTCGATGAGGCCCTGCACACCGCGGAGGTGGACGTGGCCGCCACACTCGATGTGCTCGAGGCCCTGGCCGCGGCCCACCCGCAGCTCTCAGAGCTCAGCCCCGATGAGCTCGTGGCCTACCAGGCCCGCGCCCACCGCACCTGGGCGGAGTCCTTCAACGAGTGGCTGGCGCGCAAGAACCCCTCGCGGACCCCGGCCCAGACCGCCTGGCCGCTGCCGGACTCCCCCACGCACTGA
- the guaB gene encoding IMP dehydrogenase: protein MHRVVRTSYDGPVSDSITSPDVFAPTGLTYDDVLLLPRLTDVIPSEVDTTSRLTPRISLATPLLSAAMDTVTESDMAIAMARQGGIGILHRNLSIEDQAQQVRRVKRSESGMVTDPVTVGPDATIAQLDELCGHYKVSGLPVVDAGGNLQGIITNRDLRFVPPERWASLTVRECMTPRDRLITGETGISREDAKALLAEHRIEKLPLVDAEGRLTGLITVKDFVKTEQYPHATKDAEGRLVVGAAVGYWGDTWERASALAEAGVDVLIVDTANGGAKLALEMISRLKSDSAFGGIEVIGGNVATREGAQALIDAGADAVKVGVGPGSICTTRVVAGVGVPQVTAIYEAARACKPAGVPLIADGGLQYSGDIAKALVAGAETVMLGSLLAGCTESPGDLVFVNGKQWKRYRGMGSLGAMSSRGRTSYSKDRYFQADVSSDSKIVPEGIEGQVPYSGALGDVVYQLMGGLHQSMFYVGARTIPELKERGQFVRITSAGLKESHPHDVKMTVEAPNYTGRDGV, encoded by the coding sequence ATGCACAGGGTGGTCAGGACGTCCTACGATGGTCCCGTGAGCGACTCGATCACCAGCCCTGACGTCTTTGCCCCCACCGGACTCACTTACGACGACGTTCTCCTGCTGCCCAGGCTGACCGACGTCATCCCCTCCGAGGTCGATACGACCTCCAGACTGACCCCGAGGATCAGCCTGGCCACCCCGCTGCTCTCGGCCGCGATGGACACGGTCACCGAGTCGGACATGGCCATTGCCATGGCTCGCCAAGGTGGTATCGGCATCCTTCACCGCAACCTGTCCATCGAGGACCAGGCCCAGCAGGTGCGACGCGTCAAGCGCTCGGAGTCCGGCATGGTCACCGACCCGGTGACCGTCGGGCCGGATGCCACCATCGCCCAGCTCGACGAGCTCTGCGGCCACTACAAGGTTTCCGGCCTGCCGGTCGTCGACGCGGGAGGCAACCTTCAGGGGATCATCACCAACCGCGACCTGCGCTTCGTCCCCCCGGAGCGCTGGGCGAGCCTGACCGTGCGCGAGTGCATGACGCCGCGTGATCGCCTCATCACCGGCGAGACCGGCATCTCTCGGGAGGACGCCAAAGCGCTCCTGGCTGAGCACCGCATCGAGAAGCTGCCCCTGGTCGATGCCGAGGGGCGCCTCACCGGTCTCATCACCGTCAAGGACTTCGTCAAGACCGAGCAGTACCCCCACGCCACCAAGGACGCCGAGGGGCGCCTCGTGGTGGGCGCCGCCGTCGGCTACTGGGGAGACACGTGGGAGCGTGCCAGTGCCCTGGCTGAGGCTGGCGTGGATGTCCTCATCGTCGACACCGCCAACGGCGGCGCCAAGCTGGCCCTGGAGATGATCTCCCGCCTCAAGTCCGATTCCGCCTTCGGCGGCATCGAGGTCATCGGCGGAAACGTCGCCACCCGTGAGGGCGCCCAGGCGCTCATCGACGCCGGGGCCGACGCCGTCAAGGTCGGGGTGGGGCCGGGCTCTATCTGCACCACGCGCGTCGTCGCCGGCGTGGGTGTGCCCCAGGTGACGGCCATCTACGAGGCGGCTCGCGCCTGCAAGCCCGCCGGGGTCCCCCTCATCGCCGACGGCGGCCTGCAGTACTCCGGTGACATTGCCAAGGCCCTGGTGGCCGGGGCGGAGACGGTCATGCTCGGCTCCCTGCTGGCGGGCTGCACGGAGTCTCCCGGCGACCTCGTCTTCGTCAACGGCAAGCAGTGGAAGCGCTACCGCGGCATGGGGTCACTGGGCGCCATGAGCTCGCGCGGGCGCACCTCCTACTCCAAGGACCGCTACTTCCAGGCCGACGTCTCCTCGGACTCCAAGATCGTCCCCGAGGGCATCGAGGGGCAGGTCCCCTACTCCGGAGCGCTGGGCGACGTTGTCTACCAGCTCATGGGCGGGCTGCACCAGTCCATGTTCTACGTGGGCGCGCGCACGATCCCCGAGCTCAAGGAGCGCGGGCAGTTCGTGCGGATCACGAGCGCCGGTCTCAAGGAGTCCCACCCCCACGACGTCAAGATGACCGTCGAGGCCCCCAACTACACCGGCCGCGACGGGGTCTGA
- a CDS encoding WhiB family transcriptional regulator produces the protein MHDSSRLPGPISTLWEWQYRGSCLGMDSSVFFHPEGERGGSRRRRNERAKAICQDCPVLEECRDHALSTREPYGVWGGMSEEERRAYYERQARRFADEPA, from the coding sequence ATGCACGACTCATCGCGTCTGCCCGGTCCGATCTCCACCCTCTGGGAGTGGCAGTACCGGGGGTCCTGCCTCGGCATGGACTCCTCGGTTTTCTTCCATCCCGAAGGAGAGAGAGGCGGTTCCCGTCGACGGCGGAACGAACGAGCAAAGGCCATTTGTCAGGACTGCCCCGTCCTGGAAGAGTGCCGGGACCACGCCCTGAGCACTCGCGAGCCCTATGGCGTCTGGGGAGGCATGAGCGAGGAGGAGCGGCGCGCTTACTACGAGCGGCAGGCACGCCGTTTCGCCGACGAACCGGCCTAA
- the groES gene encoding co-chaperone GroES, with the protein MSISIKPLEDRIVVQTAEAEQTTASGLVIPDTAKEKPQEGKVVAVGPGRIDDSGNRVPVDVAEGDVVIYSKYGGTEVSYAGEDYLILSARDVLAVVTK; encoded by the coding sequence ATGTCGATCTCCATCAAGCCGCTCGAGGACCGTATCGTCGTCCAGACCGCTGAGGCCGAGCAGACCACCGCATCCGGCCTGGTCATCCCCGACACCGCCAAGGAGAAGCCCCAGGAGGGCAAGGTCGTGGCCGTGGGCCCGGGTCGCATTGACGACTCCGGCAACCGCGTGCCCGTCGATGTCGCCGAGGGTGACGTCGTCATCTACTCCAAGTACGGGGGCACCGAGGTCAGCTACGCCGGTGAGGACTACCTCATCCTGTCGGCGCGCGACGTCCTGGCGGTCGTCACCAAGTGA
- a CDS encoding SanA/YdcF family protein: MGVVALLAAGASAWAWTVSAGHIEIAGEGSGDGAAARAPVAIVLGAAVHADGQPSPWLAHRLDAAAELYTSGRVEAILVSGDNRRAGYDEPTVMRSYLLSRGIPEQAIALDYAGFDTYDTCVRARRIFGIERALLVTQDFHEPRAVAICRSVGLDVDGVGDSRARSDRIGWTVSWTRERAAAIKAVVDVVSRRDPTLGRQETSVKEAVAWTREHRR; this comes from the coding sequence ATGGGGGTCGTGGCCCTTTTGGCGGCCGGGGCCAGTGCCTGGGCGTGGACCGTCAGTGCCGGGCACATCGAGATCGCCGGTGAAGGATCCGGCGACGGTGCGGCGGCCAGGGCACCGGTGGCGATCGTCCTGGGGGCGGCGGTTCACGCTGACGGGCAGCCCTCACCCTGGCTGGCCCACCGCCTCGACGCCGCCGCCGAGCTCTACACCAGCGGCCGCGTCGAGGCGATCCTGGTCTCCGGGGACAACCGGCGCGCCGGCTACGACGAGCCCACTGTCATGCGCAGCTACCTCCTCTCCCGGGGGATCCCCGAGCAGGCGATCGCCTTGGACTACGCGGGCTTCGACACCTACGACACCTGCGTGCGGGCACGCAGGATTTTTGGGATCGAGCGGGCTCTGCTCGTGACCCAAGACTTCCATGAGCCGCGCGCAGTCGCCATCTGCCGCTCAGTCGGACTCGACGTTGACGGTGTCGGTGACTCGCGGGCCCGCAGCGACCGCATCGGGTGGACGGTCAGCTGGACGCGCGAGCGAGCGGCGGCGATCAAGGCCGTCGTCGATGTCGTCTCTCGACGAGACCCGACCCTGGGGCGCCAAGAGACGAGCGTCAAGGAGGCTGTCGCCTGGACCCGGGAGCACCGGCGCTGA
- a CDS encoding class I SAM-dependent methyltransferase has translation MAENHVALLLTPEGWELLSSLPPYDPSEALSLGRSLREEGHSPALVAAALTQQRLRERAAAKFGPFAQQMLFTADGLEQATRLTVSAHHAARYAAAGVTKVADLGCGIGGDAVALAGLDLPVLAVDRDEAAAALATINLMPFPHASVECADALEIDLVERGVDAVFADPARRADGRRITDPEQWSPALSQVLALRETVPALGVKVAPGIDHAALPADAHTQWVSVDGDVVEAAIWCGPLAPEGPGRSALILRSGAQGPAACTLVDPSTTDPSQPPVQVDPIGSPEELGSIIHVPDGAAVRAGLIAHLCETLDARPVGPRIGYLTGERLPDEATAPFVRSFRLTEVLPLRLKALRSRGRELGIGRLEILKRGVDVSPDALRASLRLSGQESETWILTRVGDKAKGAVLVVEPITGVSSAHSPT, from the coding sequence ATGGCTGAGAACCACGTTGCGCTCCTCCTGACCCCCGAGGGCTGGGAGCTTCTGTCCTCCCTGCCCCCCTACGACCCCTCCGAGGCCCTGTCCCTGGGGCGCTCCCTGCGCGAGGAGGGCCACTCCCCTGCCCTGGTGGCGGCTGCGCTGACGCAGCAGCGCCTGCGCGAGCGGGCCGCAGCGAAGTTCGGGCCCTTCGCCCAGCAGATGCTCTTCACCGCCGACGGCCTGGAGCAGGCCACCCGGCTGACGGTCTCGGCCCACCATGCGGCCCGTTACGCGGCCGCGGGCGTGACGAAGGTCGCGGACCTGGGTTGTGGGATCGGGGGTGACGCCGTTGCCCTGGCAGGGCTCGATCTGCCGGTGCTCGCGGTGGACCGAGATGAGGCCGCGGCCGCCCTGGCCACCATCAATCTCATGCCCTTCCCCCACGCGAGCGTCGAGTGCGCCGACGCCTTGGAGATCGACCTGGTCGAGCGGGGGGTGGACGCCGTCTTCGCCGACCCCGCCCGCCGCGCCGACGGGCGGCGCATCACCGACCCGGAGCAGTGGTCTCCGGCTCTGTCGCAGGTGCTCGCGCTGCGTGAGACCGTGCCCGCCCTGGGAGTCAAGGTCGCTCCCGGCATCGACCACGCCGCTCTGCCGGCCGACGCCCACACCCAGTGGGTGAGCGTGGACGGCGACGTCGTCGAGGCGGCCATCTGGTGCGGTCCGCTGGCACCGGAGGGGCCCGGGCGCTCCGCACTGATCCTGCGCTCGGGGGCGCAGGGCCCAGCCGCCTGCACACTGGTCGATCCCAGCACCACCGACCCCTCACAGCCGCCGGTCCAGGTCGACCCGATCGGCTCGCCCGAGGAACTGGGCAGCATCATCCACGTTCCCGACGGCGCCGCCGTACGCGCCGGACTCATCGCCCACCTGTGCGAGACCCTGGACGCCAGGCCGGTGGGGCCCCGGATCGGCTACCTCACCGGAGAGCGCCTGCCCGATGAGGCGACTGCCCCCTTCGTGCGCTCCTTCCGTCTCACCGAGGTCCTGCCGCTACGGCTCAAGGCCCTACGCTCCCGTGGCCGCGAGCTCGGTATCGGGCGTCTGGAGATCCTCAAGCGCGGAGTCGACGTCTCCCCCGACGCCCTGCGCGCCTCGCTGAGGCTCAGCGGTCAGGAGTCGGAGACCTGGATCCTGACCCGGGTGGGAGACAAGGCGAAGGGCGCCGTCCTCGTCGTCGAACCGATCACCGGCGTCTCGTCAGCTCACTCACCGACGTAA